A window of Thermococcus aggregans contains these coding sequences:
- the ftsZ gene encoding cell division protein FtsZ, producing MLKLIENAIERTSAETNVPVEVQAPASDIDEELKRILEQVQAKIYVIGVGGAGCNTVNRMMEVGIQGAKIIAVNTDAQDLLKIKAHKKILIGKELTRGLGAGNNPKVGEEAAKESEREIRDALEGADMVFITCGLGGGTGTGAAPIVAELAKKMGALTVSVVTLPFTVEGIRRIKNAEYGLERLRKNSDTVIVIPNDKLMEVAPNLPIHMAFKVADEILVQAVKGITELITKPGLINLDFADVKAVMKDGGIAMIGIGESDSEKRALEAATQALNSPLLDVDISGAKGALISIAGSDVKLEEAQQIIELVTSKLDPEAQVIWGIQLDPDLEKTIRVMVVVTGVSSPYAVVEESEISYSPEEEKKVIKLDLTEL from the coding sequence ATGCTGAAACTAATTGAAAACGCAATAGAAAGAACCTCCGCTGAGACAAATGTCCCAGTCGAAGTACAAGCTCCAGCTTCTGATATTGATGAAGAACTTAAGAGAATACTGGAGCAAGTGCAGGCAAAGATATATGTCATCGGTGTTGGTGGTGCGGGCTGTAACACCGTTAATAGAATGATGGAAGTTGGAATTCAAGGAGCCAAGATAATTGCAGTTAACACTGATGCCCAGGATCTTTTAAAGATAAAAGCTCACAAAAAGATACTCATTGGTAAAGAACTTACAAGAGGACTTGGTGCTGGAAACAACCCAAAAGTTGGTGAAGAGGCCGCAAAGGAAAGCGAGAGAGAAATTAGAGATGCCCTTGAAGGAGCGGACATGGTCTTTATAACCTGCGGTCTTGGAGGAGGAACTGGAACCGGTGCCGCTCCAATAGTTGCCGAGCTGGCAAAGAAGATGGGTGCTCTAACCGTTTCTGTAGTAACGCTTCCATTTACCGTTGAAGGCATAAGGAGAATTAAAAACGCCGAATATGGCCTTGAAAGACTCAGGAAGAATAGCGACACTGTTATTGTTATTCCAAATGACAAGCTTATGGAAGTCGCTCCCAACTTGCCAATTCACATGGCGTTTAAAGTTGCAGATGAAATTCTCGTTCAAGCCGTTAAGGGTATTACAGAACTCATCACAAAGCCAGGCCTAATTAACCTTGACTTTGCGGATGTTAAGGCTGTCATGAAAGACGGCGGTATTGCAATGATTGGTATTGGTGAAAGCGATAGTGAAAAGAGGGCTTTAGAGGCCGCAACACAGGCATTAAACAGCCCATTGCTTGACGTTGACATAAGCGGTGCCAAAGGAGCGCTGATAAGCATCGCGGGAAGCGATGTTAAGCTTGAAGAGGCGCAACAGATAATTGAGCTCGTCACCAGCAAGCTTGATCCAGAGGCACAGGTAATATGGGGAATACAGCTTGATCCAGATCTTGAAAAGACCATTAGGGTAATGGTGGTTGTAACAGGAGTTAGCTCTCCATATGCCGTTGTTGAAGAATCTGAGATTTCATACTCCCCTGAGGAAGAAAAGAAAGTTATTAAGCTTGATTTAACCGAGCTTTAA